In the Juglans microcarpa x Juglans regia isolate MS1-56 chromosome 6D, Jm3101_v1.0, whole genome shotgun sequence genome, one interval contains:
- the LOC121233988 gene encoding LOW QUALITY PROTEIN: probable inactive leucine-rich repeat receptor-like protein kinase At3g03770 (The sequence of the model RefSeq protein was modified relative to this genomic sequence to represent the inferred CDS: deleted 2 bases in 1 codon) — translation MGWCGLFLLFWFAWSFFVLGTNQLQPSQTQVLLQLRKHLEYPPQLEIWNDHTKDFCLLSSSKVNITCQDNFVTELRIMGDKLAKVSGFNGFANPNQTLSESFSVDSFVATLARLTSLRVLSLVSLGIWGPFPDKIHRFSSSLEYLDLSSNFLFGSVPPKISTMVRLQTLKLDDNFFNTTVPTWFDSLSNLIVLSLRNNQFKGPFPSSILSITTLTNLIMSSNDISGELPSLSTLSSLRVLDLSANKLHSVLPEMPEGLELAFLSNNSFFGNIPRQYGRLSRLQHLDMSLNVLGGLPPAALFSLPNISYLNIASNMFSGLFPDHLSCGSKLEFVDISNNRLIGGLPYCLSANSENRVVKIDGNCLSIDMRHQHAEPYCEEVNVNKQSKGKNAGIFVGVIVGIFVLVVLLAFGSLFLWRTYSPGLSEQHVLKKALKDSSAIGLSSELLANARFVSEAAKLGMQGLPECRSFTLEELKEATNNFDNSAFMGEGSCGKLYRGRLGNGTLVAIRCLPWSKKYSIRNLKLRLDLLAKLRHPHLVGLLGHSVDVSGRDHCSVNNVFLISEYMSGGSFRTYLAGNSCRKGFNWSERLAVLISVAKAVHFLHTGVIPGFFNNRLKTNNILLNEHWVAKLSDYGMSIILEETDKFGAKGEGKKSWQMTKLEDDVYSFGFILLEALVGPSICARREAFLLNEMASLNSQDGRKRTIDPIVQTTCSQESLSTVISIMNRCISLESCSRPSIEDVLWNLQYASQIQATTGDGDHRFNTSTASHR, via the exons ATGGGGTGGTGTGGCTTGTTTTTGCTTTTCTGGTTTGCATGGAGTTTCTTTGTTCTCGGTACAAATCAATTGCAGCCCTCTCAAACCCAAGTGCTTCTCCAACTTAGAAAGCACTTAGAGTACCCACCACAATTGGAGATTTGGAATGATCATACCAAAGATTTTTGCCTTTTATCTTCATCAAAAGTAAACATCACATGCCAAGACAATTTTGTAACTGAGCTCCGAATTATGGGTGATAAGCTTGCAAAAGTAAGCGGCTTTAATGGGTTTGCAAATCCCAATCAAACTTTGTCGGAGAGCTTCTCTGTGGATTCTTTTGTGGCCACCCTGGCGAGGCTAACCAGCTTGAGAGTTCTTAGTCTGGTATCTTTGGGCATTTGGGGTCCATTTCCGGACAAAATTCATCGATTCTCTTCTTCACTTGAATATCTTGATTTgagttcaaattttctttttggttcgGTTCCTCCGAAGATTTCTACAATGGTGAGGCTTCAAACTCTTAAACTAGACGATAACTTCTTCAATACTACCGTCCCCACTTGGTTTGATTCATTATCTAATCTGATAGTTCTAAGCTTGAGGAACAACCAGTTTAAAGGTCCCTTTCCATCTTCAATTCTGAGCATCACTACTCTCACTAATCTTATCATGTCTAGCAATGACATTTCTGGGGAATTACCAAGTCTCAGTACCTTGAGTAGCCTACGCGTGCTGGATTTAAGTGCAAACAAATTGCATTCTGTGCTACCTGAAATGCCGGAAGGATTGGAATTGGCTTTCCTAAGTAATAACTCCTTCTTTGGAAACATTCCTAGGCAATATGGCCGATTAAGTCGGCTTCAACACCTTGACATGTCACTCAATGTGCTTGGGGGGCTACCTCCTGCTGCACTTTTCTCTTTACCCAATATTAGCTATTTGAATATTGCATCAAACATGTTTAGTGGGTTATTTCCAGACCACCTAAGCTGTGGTAGCAAACTTGAGTTCGTTGATATCTCTAACAATAGGTTAATAGGTGGACTGCCTTACTGTTTGAGCGCCAACTCAGAGAATAGAGTGGTTAAGATTGATGGGAATTGCTTATCCATTGACATGAGGCATCAACATGCAGAACCATATTGTGAGGAAGTCAACGTGAATAAACAATCCAAAGGCAAAAATGCTGGAATTTTTGTGGGTGTAATTGTAGGAATCTTCGTACTCGTGGTGCTTCTGGCTTTTGGCTCGCTTTTCTTGTGGAGAACGTAT TCCCCGGGGTTATCGGAGCAGCATGTGTTGAAGAAAGCACTGAAAGATAGCTCGGCAATTGGGCTCTCCTCTGAGCTTCTAGCAAATGCAA GATTTGTTTCTGAAGCTGCAAAGTTAGGCATGCAAGGTCTCCCTGAGTGTCGGTCCTTTACTTTAGAAGAGTTAAAAGAAGCTACAAACAACTTTGATAACTCTGCCTTTATGGGAGAAGGATCGTGTGGAAAG CTTTACAGAGGAAGATTAGGGAATGGGACCCTAGTTGCTATTAGGTGTCTGCCTTGGTCAAAGAAGTATTCAATTCGAAATCTGAAACTCAGGTTGGATTTGCTAGCAAAGCTTCGTCACCCACATTTGGTTGGCCTTTTGGGGCACAGTGTTGATGTTAGTGGAAGAGATCATTGCAGTGTGAACAATGTCTTCCTCATCTCTGAATATATGTCCGGAGGGAGTTTTCGTACTTATCTTGCAG GGAATAGCTGCAGAAAGGGTTTCAATTGGTCAGAGAGATTGGCAGTTTTAATCAGTGTTGCCAAGGCTGTGCACTTCCTACATACTGGAGTTATTCCTGGTTTCTTCAACAACAGATTGAAGACAAATAATATCCTGCTCAATGAGCATTGGGTGGCAAAGTTGAGTGACTATGGAATGTCCATTATCTTGGAGGAAACTGACAAATTTGGG GCAAAAGGAGAAGGTAAAAAATCATG GCAAATGACAAAATTAGAAGATGATGTTTATAGCTTCGGATTCATATTACTTGAGGCACTTGTTGGACCTTCCATATGTGCTAGAAGAGAGGCATTCTTGCTAAATGAGATG GCATCTTTGAACAGCCAGGATGGCCGGAAACGTACAATTGATCCAATTGTGCAAACCACTTGCTCGCAGGAATCCTTATCGACTGTGATTTCCATAATGAACAGATGTATTTCTCTCGAGTCATGTAGTCGTCCCTCTATTGAGGATGTCCTTTGGAACTTACAGTATGCATCTCAAATTCAGGCAACAACAGGTGATGGTGATCATAGATTCAACACTAGTACTGCATCACACCGATGA